The Brassica oleracea var. oleracea cultivar TO1000 chromosome C6, BOL, whole genome shotgun sequence genome includes a region encoding these proteins:
- the LOC106300086 gene encoding probable phosphoinositide phosphatase SAC9 isoform X2 translates to MDLNPPGGQKTSIVVVTLDSGEVYVISSRSDTHVIYIDPTTGVLRYNGKPGLDIFKSEREAVDYITNGSRGGYRSLVYARAILGYAALGSFGMLLVATKLNPSVPDLPGGGCVYTVVESQWVKIPLYNPQAQGKGEIKNVQELTELDIDGKHFFCETRDVTRPFPSRMPVDNPDDEFVWNRWLSVPFKNIGLSEHCVILLQGFAEYRTFGSSGQLEGIVALMARRSRLHPGTRYLARGINSCSGTGNEVECEQLVWTPKKHGQSIAFSSYIWRRGTIPIWWGAELKMTAAEAEIYVADRDPYKGSTEYYQRLSNRYDTRNLDASVGESQKKKAFVPIVCINLLRNGEGKSESILVQHFEESMNFIKSSGKLPYTRVHLINYDWHASVKLKGEQQTIEGLWMYLKSPTMAIGISEGDYLPSRQRLKDCRGEVICVDDVEGAFCLRSHQNGVIRFNCADSLDRTNAASFFGGLQVFVEQCRRLGISLDTDLGYGYNSANSQGGYNAPLPPGWEKRADAVTGKSYYIDHNTKTTTWSHPCPDKPWKRFDMRFEEFKRSTILSPVSELADLFLQQGDIHATLYTGSKAMHSQVLNIFSEESGAFKQFSAAQKNMKITLQRRYKNAMVDSSRQKQLEMFLGMRLFKHLPSIPVQPLHVLSRPGGFFLKPVPNMSESSSDGSSLLSTKKKDITWVCPQAADVMELFIYLSEPCHVCQLLLTISHGADDLTSPSTVDVRTGRHIEDLKLVVEGASIPRCANGTNLVIPLPGPISSEDMAITGAGARLYEKDTSSLSLLYDFEELEGQLDFLTRVVSVTFYPAGSVRIPMTLGQIEVLGISLPWKGMFTSDRTGGRLAEIARKTKEDELPFSSCSDMNPFAAKSLQTETVSTPVQQKDPFPSNLLDLLTGEVSSSDPFPQPAVESIASGGNDMLDFLDQAVVEYSGSETAPGVSFPQDKSPRESASHLYLNCLKSVVGPNMGKKLEFVEAMKLEIERLRLNISAAERDRALLSIGIDPATINPNSSQDELYIARLCRIANALAVLGQASLEDKIIASIGLGKLENNVIDFWNITGIGEGCDGGMCQVRAEVKKSSVVSSTKSLGGESGSVFLCFQCMKKACKTCCAGKGALLLSKSYSRDTASGGGSLADVSATSIGSDHYMCKKCCSQIVLEALIVDYVRVLVSLRRSGRVDKAGREALNEVFVSNITNHLAVRGQPSPNQEDFNFLSQILGQEESLAEFPYASFLHKVETGTDSAPFLSLLTPLNLASSNSYWKAPPSSNSVEAVIILNSLSDVNSVILLVSPCGYSDADAPTVQIWASNDINREARTLMGKWDVQSFVRSSPELYGPEKPGREGRAPRHIKFAFKKPIRCRIIWVTLRLPGVGSSSVSLDRNINLLSLDENPFAAIPRRASFGATIESEPCLHAKRILVSGNTVSNKTVASLQSVESMSVRNWLDRAPRLNRFLIPLEAERPMNNDLVLELYLQPGSPSAAGFRLDAFNAIKPRVTHSPSSDVVDIWDPMSIIMEDRHVSPAVLYIQVSVLQDQYKMVTLAEYRLPEARVGTQMYFDFPKQVQARRVSFKLLGDVAAFVDDPAESDDLSGKASPFAAGLSLANRIKLYYYADPYEVGKWASLSSV, encoded by the exons ATGGATCTGAATCCACCAG GTGGTCAGAAGACATCTATAGTTGTTGTCACCTTAGACTCTGGTGAAGTCTATGTCATCTCCAGTAGGTCTGACACTCACGTTATCTACATCGATCCCACCACTGGTGTCCTGCGCTACAATGGTAAGCCTGGTCTTGACATTTTCAAGTCCGAGCGTGAAGCTGTAGATTACATCACTAATGGATCAAGAGGAGGTTATAGAAGCTTGGTTTACGCCAGGGCGATTCTCGGTTACGCTGCGTTGGGGAGCTTTGGGATGCTTCTTGTTGCCACCAAGCTGAATCCGAGTGTTCCTGATCTGCCTGGTGGAGGATGTGTGTACACGGTGGTTGAGAGCCAATGGGTTAAAATACCGCTTTACAATCCACAGGCTCAAGGGAAAGGTGAGATCAAGAATGTTCAGGAGTTGACAGAGCTTGACATCGACGGGAAGCACTTCTTCTGTGAGACTAGGGACGTCACTAGGCCCTTCCCAAGCCGTATGCCAGTGGATAACCCTGATGATGAATTCGTTTGGAATAGATGGTTGTCTGTGCCTTTTAAGAATATTGGGCTGTCTGAACACTGCGTCATTCTTCTGCAG GGGTTTGCAGAATATAGAACTTTTGGGAGCTCAGGACAGTTAGAAGGTATTGTTGCTCTAATGGCCCGTCGTAGCAGGCTTCATCCAGGGACTCGTTACTTAGCTAGAGGCATAAATTCATGTTCTGGCACTG GTAACGAAGTTGAGTGTGAGCAGCTTGTATGGACACCTAAAAAGCATGGTCAGAGCATTGCTTTTAGCTCATACATATGGCGACGTGGCACCATACCAATATGGTGGGGTGCAGAGCTGAAGATGACCGCAGCAGAAGCAGAAATTTATGTGGCAGATAGGGATCCGTATAAAGGAAGCACAGAGTATTACCAACGGTTAAGCAACCGCTATGATACTAGGAACCTAGATGCATCAGTTGGGGAAAGCCAGAAGAAAAAGGCTTTTGTTCCTATTGTATGCATTAACTTGTTAAGAAATGGAGAAGGGAAGTCAGAATCTATCTTAGTTCAGCATTTTGAAGAATCGATGAACTTCATCAAATCCAGTGGAAAGCTTCCTTATACTCGTGTTCACTTGATAAATTATGATTGGCATGCAAGTGTGAAATTAAAAGGGGAACAGCAAACAATTGAAGGATTGTGGATGTATCTAAAGTCTCCAACTATGGCTATAGGAATCTCTGAAGGTGACTATTTGCCTTCACGGCAGAGACTGAAAGATTGCAGAGGTGAGGTGATCTGTGTTGATGACGTTGAAGGTGCCTTCTGTTTGAGATCGCATCAAAATGGGGTGATACGTTTCAACTGCGCTGATTCTTTGGATCGAACAAATGCTGCTAGTTTCTTCGGTGGTCTTCAAGTTTTTGTGGAGCAATGTAGAAGGCTGGGAATATCTCTTGATACTGATCTTGGGTATGGTTATAATTCTGCTAATAGCCAAGGCGGATATAATGCTCCTCTTCCACCGGGATGGGAAAAAAGAGCTGATGCAGTCACTGGAAAATCGTATTATATAGACCACAATACTAAGACAACAACATGGAGTCATCCGTGTCCTGATAAACCATGGAAGAGATTTGACATGAGGTTTGAGGAGTTTAAGAGATCAACTATCTTATCTCCTGTCTCTGAGCTAGCAGATCTTTTTCTGCAACAAGGTGATATCCATGCAACCCTCTATACTGGCTCAAAGGCTATGCACAGCCAAGTTCTCAATATCTTCAGTGAAGAATCAGGAGCGTTTAAACAGTTTTCTGCAGCACAGAAAAACATGAAAATTACCCTACAGAGAAGATATAAAAATGCAATGGTTGATAGTTCACGGCAAAAGCAGCTGGAGATGTTTCTGGGAATGAGGCTTTTCAAGCACCTTCCATCAATTCCTGTACAGCCTTTACAT GTACTTTCTCGACCAGGTGGTTTCTTTCTCAAACCTGTACCTAACATGTCCGAAAGTTCCAGTGACGGGTCCAGTCTACTGAGTACCAAGAAGAAAGATATAACTTGG GTATGCCCACAAGCTGCAGATGTTATGGAATTATTTATCTATCTTAGTGAGCCTTGCCACGTATGTCAACTTCTACTGACAATATCCCATGGTGCGGATGATTTGACAAGTCCATCCACTGTGGACGTGAGAACTGGACGCCACATAGAGGATCTTAAATTAGTTGTTGAG GGTGCTTCAATACCTCGGTGTGCAAATGGCACAAATCTTGTGATACCCTTACCAGGGCCAATTAGTTCTGAGGACATGGCTATTACCGGAGCTGGTGCGCGTCTTTATGAAAAAGATACGTCAAGTCTGTCACTGCTGTATGATTTTGAAGAATTAGAAGGACAATTGGATTTCTTGACCCGTGTAGTTTCTGTTACATTTTATCCAGCTGGTTCTGTTAGAATCCCTATGACTCTGGGTCAG ATAGAAGTCCTTGGAATCTCTCTTCCATGGAAAGGAATGTTTACTTCCGATCGTACTGGAGGAAGATTGGCTGAAATTGCAAGGAAAACAAAAGAAGATGAACTTCCTTTTTCATCTTGTTCTGACATGAATCCCTTTGCTGCAAAATCTTTACAGACTGAAACTGTGTCTACACCAGTACAACAGAAAGATCCTTTTCCCAGTAATCTGCTTGACCTTTTGACAGGAGAGGTTTCTTCATCTGACCCCTTCCCACAACCAGCGGTGGAATCTATTGCAAGTGGTGGCAACGACATGCTTGATTTCTTAGACCAAGCAGTTGTTGAATATAGTGGCTCTGAAACTGCTCCTGGCGTGTCTTTTCCACAAGATAAAAGTCCTCGAGAAAGTGCTTCTCATCTGTACTTAAATTGTCTGAAGTCCGTTGTGGGTCCAAATATG GGAAAGAAACTCGAGTTTGTAGAAGCTATGAAGCTTGAAATTGAGCGTCTACGTCTAAATATCTCTGCAGCAGAAAGAGATAGGGCACTGTTATCAATTGGAATTGATCCTGCTACCATTAACCCAAACTCTTCTCAGGACGAGTTATATATTGCAAGATTGTGCAGAATAGCAAATGCACTTGCAGTTCTGGGCCAGGCTTCTCTTGAAGATAAAATTATAGCTTCTATTGGTCTAGGGAAGCTGGAAAATAATGTGATAGATTTCTGGAACATTACCGGGATTGGTGAGGGTTGTGATGGTGGAATGTGTCAAGTCCGAGCCGAGGTCAAGAAAAGTTCAGTTGTATCTTCTACCAAGAGCCTGGGAGGAGAGTCTGGGTCAGTGTTCTTGTGTTTCCAGTGTATGAAAAAAGCTTGCAAGACTTGTTGTGCTGGAAAAGGAGCTCTTCTGCTTTCAAAATCATACTCCAGGGACACTGCGAGTGGAGGTGGAAGTCTTGCAGATGTCTCTGCTACTTCAATAGGTTCAGATCATTATATGTGTAAAAAATGCTGCAGCCAGATAGTACTTGAAGCCTTGATTGTAGATTATGTTAGGGTCTTGGTCAGCTTGCGGAGAAGTGGTCGTGTTGATAAAGCTGGTCGGGAAGCTCTGAATGAAGTATTTGTATCTAACATTACAAATCATCTTGCTGTTAGAGGTCAACCTTCTCCTAATCAAGAAGACTTTAATTTCCTTAGTCAAATTCTGGGTCAAGAGGAATCACTTGCTGAGTTCCCATATGCAAGCTTCTTACATAAG GTCGAAACTGGGACTGATTCAGCACCATTTTTGTCACTGCTCACCCCTCTGAATCTTGCTTCAAGTAATTCATATTGGAAGGCTCCTCCGTCTTCAAACTCTGTCGAAGCTGTCATCATTCTCAACAGCCTTTCAGATGTCAACAGTGTGATTCTGCTCGTTAGTCCATGTGGTTACTCTGATGCCGATGCTCCTACC GTCCAAATTTGGGCGAGCAACGACATAAATAGGGAAGCACGGACATTGATGGGAAAGTGGGATGTACAGTCCTTTGTTAGATCTTCCCCTGAGCTTTACGGTCCAGAAAAGCCTGGTAGAGAGGGTAGAGCACCTAGGCATATAAAATTTGCTTTCAAGAAGCCTATTCGTTGCCGGATTATATGGGTAACATTGCGTCTTCCTGGGGTTGGATCTAGCTCTGTTAGTTTAGACAGAAACATCAATCTCTTGTCTTTGGATGAGAACCCTTTTGCGGCAATCCCTCGGCGTGCCTCTTTCGGAGCAACCATCGAGAGTGAACCTTGTCTTCATGCGAAACGCATCTTGGTCAGCGGAAACACCGTGAGTAACAAAACGGTTGCATCATTACAAAGCGTTGAAAGCATGAGCGTGAGAAACTGGCTGGACAGAGCCCCACGTTTGAATAGATTTCTG ATACCACTAGAGGCTGAGAGACCGATGAACAATGATTTAGTCCTGGAACTTTATCTGCAACCTGGTTCACCTTCAGCTGCTGGATTTCGTTTAGATGCTTTTAACGCCATAAAGCCTCGTGTAACCCACTCGCCTTCTTCAGATGTAGTTGACATTTGGGACCCGATGAGTATCATAATGGAAGATAGACACGTCTCTCCAGCCGTCTTGTACATACAAGTATCTGTTCTTCAG GACCAGTACAAAATGGTGACACTCGCGGAATACAGATTGCCTGAGGCGAGAGTTGGAACACAGATGTATTTTGACTTCCCTAAGCAAGTTCAAGCACGCAGAGTATCGTTTAAGCTGCTTGGAGATGTTGCAGCTTTCGTAGATGATCCAGCGGAGAGTGATGATTTGAGTGGTAAGGCTTCTCCTTTTGCTGCAGGACTGTCTTTAGCAAACAGGATCAAGTTATATTACTATGCTGATCCTTATGAAGTAGGCAAATGGGCTAGCCTTTCTTCTGTCTGA
- the LOC106300086 gene encoding probable phosphoinositide phosphatase SAC9 isoform X1 translates to MDLNPPVGGQKTSIVVVTLDSGEVYVISSRSDTHVIYIDPTTGVLRYNGKPGLDIFKSEREAVDYITNGSRGGYRSLVYARAILGYAALGSFGMLLVATKLNPSVPDLPGGGCVYTVVESQWVKIPLYNPQAQGKGEIKNVQELTELDIDGKHFFCETRDVTRPFPSRMPVDNPDDEFVWNRWLSVPFKNIGLSEHCVILLQGFAEYRTFGSSGQLEGIVALMARRSRLHPGTRYLARGINSCSGTGNEVECEQLVWTPKKHGQSIAFSSYIWRRGTIPIWWGAELKMTAAEAEIYVADRDPYKGSTEYYQRLSNRYDTRNLDASVGESQKKKAFVPIVCINLLRNGEGKSESILVQHFEESMNFIKSSGKLPYTRVHLINYDWHASVKLKGEQQTIEGLWMYLKSPTMAIGISEGDYLPSRQRLKDCRGEVICVDDVEGAFCLRSHQNGVIRFNCADSLDRTNAASFFGGLQVFVEQCRRLGISLDTDLGYGYNSANSQGGYNAPLPPGWEKRADAVTGKSYYIDHNTKTTTWSHPCPDKPWKRFDMRFEEFKRSTILSPVSELADLFLQQGDIHATLYTGSKAMHSQVLNIFSEESGAFKQFSAAQKNMKITLQRRYKNAMVDSSRQKQLEMFLGMRLFKHLPSIPVQPLHVLSRPGGFFLKPVPNMSESSSDGSSLLSTKKKDITWVCPQAADVMELFIYLSEPCHVCQLLLTISHGADDLTSPSTVDVRTGRHIEDLKLVVEGASIPRCANGTNLVIPLPGPISSEDMAITGAGARLYEKDTSSLSLLYDFEELEGQLDFLTRVVSVTFYPAGSVRIPMTLGQIEVLGISLPWKGMFTSDRTGGRLAEIARKTKEDELPFSSCSDMNPFAAKSLQTETVSTPVQQKDPFPSNLLDLLTGEVSSSDPFPQPAVESIASGGNDMLDFLDQAVVEYSGSETAPGVSFPQDKSPRESASHLYLNCLKSVVGPNMGKKLEFVEAMKLEIERLRLNISAAERDRALLSIGIDPATINPNSSQDELYIARLCRIANALAVLGQASLEDKIIASIGLGKLENNVIDFWNITGIGEGCDGGMCQVRAEVKKSSVVSSTKSLGGESGSVFLCFQCMKKACKTCCAGKGALLLSKSYSRDTASGGGSLADVSATSIGSDHYMCKKCCSQIVLEALIVDYVRVLVSLRRSGRVDKAGREALNEVFVSNITNHLAVRGQPSPNQEDFNFLSQILGQEESLAEFPYASFLHKVETGTDSAPFLSLLTPLNLASSNSYWKAPPSSNSVEAVIILNSLSDVNSVILLVSPCGYSDADAPTVQIWASNDINREARTLMGKWDVQSFVRSSPELYGPEKPGREGRAPRHIKFAFKKPIRCRIIWVTLRLPGVGSSSVSLDRNINLLSLDENPFAAIPRRASFGATIESEPCLHAKRILVSGNTVSNKTVASLQSVESMSVRNWLDRAPRLNRFLIPLEAERPMNNDLVLELYLQPGSPSAAGFRLDAFNAIKPRVTHSPSSDVVDIWDPMSIIMEDRHVSPAVLYIQVSVLQDQYKMVTLAEYRLPEARVGTQMYFDFPKQVQARRVSFKLLGDVAAFVDDPAESDDLSGKASPFAAGLSLANRIKLYYYADPYEVGKWASLSSV, encoded by the exons ATGGATCTGAATCCACCAG TAGGTGGTCAGAAGACATCTATAGTTGTTGTCACCTTAGACTCTGGTGAAGTCTATGTCATCTCCAGTAGGTCTGACACTCACGTTATCTACATCGATCCCACCACTGGTGTCCTGCGCTACAATGGTAAGCCTGGTCTTGACATTTTCAAGTCCGAGCGTGAAGCTGTAGATTACATCACTAATGGATCAAGAGGAGGTTATAGAAGCTTGGTTTACGCCAGGGCGATTCTCGGTTACGCTGCGTTGGGGAGCTTTGGGATGCTTCTTGTTGCCACCAAGCTGAATCCGAGTGTTCCTGATCTGCCTGGTGGAGGATGTGTGTACACGGTGGTTGAGAGCCAATGGGTTAAAATACCGCTTTACAATCCACAGGCTCAAGGGAAAGGTGAGATCAAGAATGTTCAGGAGTTGACAGAGCTTGACATCGACGGGAAGCACTTCTTCTGTGAGACTAGGGACGTCACTAGGCCCTTCCCAAGCCGTATGCCAGTGGATAACCCTGATGATGAATTCGTTTGGAATAGATGGTTGTCTGTGCCTTTTAAGAATATTGGGCTGTCTGAACACTGCGTCATTCTTCTGCAG GGGTTTGCAGAATATAGAACTTTTGGGAGCTCAGGACAGTTAGAAGGTATTGTTGCTCTAATGGCCCGTCGTAGCAGGCTTCATCCAGGGACTCGTTACTTAGCTAGAGGCATAAATTCATGTTCTGGCACTG GTAACGAAGTTGAGTGTGAGCAGCTTGTATGGACACCTAAAAAGCATGGTCAGAGCATTGCTTTTAGCTCATACATATGGCGACGTGGCACCATACCAATATGGTGGGGTGCAGAGCTGAAGATGACCGCAGCAGAAGCAGAAATTTATGTGGCAGATAGGGATCCGTATAAAGGAAGCACAGAGTATTACCAACGGTTAAGCAACCGCTATGATACTAGGAACCTAGATGCATCAGTTGGGGAAAGCCAGAAGAAAAAGGCTTTTGTTCCTATTGTATGCATTAACTTGTTAAGAAATGGAGAAGGGAAGTCAGAATCTATCTTAGTTCAGCATTTTGAAGAATCGATGAACTTCATCAAATCCAGTGGAAAGCTTCCTTATACTCGTGTTCACTTGATAAATTATGATTGGCATGCAAGTGTGAAATTAAAAGGGGAACAGCAAACAATTGAAGGATTGTGGATGTATCTAAAGTCTCCAACTATGGCTATAGGAATCTCTGAAGGTGACTATTTGCCTTCACGGCAGAGACTGAAAGATTGCAGAGGTGAGGTGATCTGTGTTGATGACGTTGAAGGTGCCTTCTGTTTGAGATCGCATCAAAATGGGGTGATACGTTTCAACTGCGCTGATTCTTTGGATCGAACAAATGCTGCTAGTTTCTTCGGTGGTCTTCAAGTTTTTGTGGAGCAATGTAGAAGGCTGGGAATATCTCTTGATACTGATCTTGGGTATGGTTATAATTCTGCTAATAGCCAAGGCGGATATAATGCTCCTCTTCCACCGGGATGGGAAAAAAGAGCTGATGCAGTCACTGGAAAATCGTATTATATAGACCACAATACTAAGACAACAACATGGAGTCATCCGTGTCCTGATAAACCATGGAAGAGATTTGACATGAGGTTTGAGGAGTTTAAGAGATCAACTATCTTATCTCCTGTCTCTGAGCTAGCAGATCTTTTTCTGCAACAAGGTGATATCCATGCAACCCTCTATACTGGCTCAAAGGCTATGCACAGCCAAGTTCTCAATATCTTCAGTGAAGAATCAGGAGCGTTTAAACAGTTTTCTGCAGCACAGAAAAACATGAAAATTACCCTACAGAGAAGATATAAAAATGCAATGGTTGATAGTTCACGGCAAAAGCAGCTGGAGATGTTTCTGGGAATGAGGCTTTTCAAGCACCTTCCATCAATTCCTGTACAGCCTTTACAT GTACTTTCTCGACCAGGTGGTTTCTTTCTCAAACCTGTACCTAACATGTCCGAAAGTTCCAGTGACGGGTCCAGTCTACTGAGTACCAAGAAGAAAGATATAACTTGG GTATGCCCACAAGCTGCAGATGTTATGGAATTATTTATCTATCTTAGTGAGCCTTGCCACGTATGTCAACTTCTACTGACAATATCCCATGGTGCGGATGATTTGACAAGTCCATCCACTGTGGACGTGAGAACTGGACGCCACATAGAGGATCTTAAATTAGTTGTTGAG GGTGCTTCAATACCTCGGTGTGCAAATGGCACAAATCTTGTGATACCCTTACCAGGGCCAATTAGTTCTGAGGACATGGCTATTACCGGAGCTGGTGCGCGTCTTTATGAAAAAGATACGTCAAGTCTGTCACTGCTGTATGATTTTGAAGAATTAGAAGGACAATTGGATTTCTTGACCCGTGTAGTTTCTGTTACATTTTATCCAGCTGGTTCTGTTAGAATCCCTATGACTCTGGGTCAG ATAGAAGTCCTTGGAATCTCTCTTCCATGGAAAGGAATGTTTACTTCCGATCGTACTGGAGGAAGATTGGCTGAAATTGCAAGGAAAACAAAAGAAGATGAACTTCCTTTTTCATCTTGTTCTGACATGAATCCCTTTGCTGCAAAATCTTTACAGACTGAAACTGTGTCTACACCAGTACAACAGAAAGATCCTTTTCCCAGTAATCTGCTTGACCTTTTGACAGGAGAGGTTTCTTCATCTGACCCCTTCCCACAACCAGCGGTGGAATCTATTGCAAGTGGTGGCAACGACATGCTTGATTTCTTAGACCAAGCAGTTGTTGAATATAGTGGCTCTGAAACTGCTCCTGGCGTGTCTTTTCCACAAGATAAAAGTCCTCGAGAAAGTGCTTCTCATCTGTACTTAAATTGTCTGAAGTCCGTTGTGGGTCCAAATATG GGAAAGAAACTCGAGTTTGTAGAAGCTATGAAGCTTGAAATTGAGCGTCTACGTCTAAATATCTCTGCAGCAGAAAGAGATAGGGCACTGTTATCAATTGGAATTGATCCTGCTACCATTAACCCAAACTCTTCTCAGGACGAGTTATATATTGCAAGATTGTGCAGAATAGCAAATGCACTTGCAGTTCTGGGCCAGGCTTCTCTTGAAGATAAAATTATAGCTTCTATTGGTCTAGGGAAGCTGGAAAATAATGTGATAGATTTCTGGAACATTACCGGGATTGGTGAGGGTTGTGATGGTGGAATGTGTCAAGTCCGAGCCGAGGTCAAGAAAAGTTCAGTTGTATCTTCTACCAAGAGCCTGGGAGGAGAGTCTGGGTCAGTGTTCTTGTGTTTCCAGTGTATGAAAAAAGCTTGCAAGACTTGTTGTGCTGGAAAAGGAGCTCTTCTGCTTTCAAAATCATACTCCAGGGACACTGCGAGTGGAGGTGGAAGTCTTGCAGATGTCTCTGCTACTTCAATAGGTTCAGATCATTATATGTGTAAAAAATGCTGCAGCCAGATAGTACTTGAAGCCTTGATTGTAGATTATGTTAGGGTCTTGGTCAGCTTGCGGAGAAGTGGTCGTGTTGATAAAGCTGGTCGGGAAGCTCTGAATGAAGTATTTGTATCTAACATTACAAATCATCTTGCTGTTAGAGGTCAACCTTCTCCTAATCAAGAAGACTTTAATTTCCTTAGTCAAATTCTGGGTCAAGAGGAATCACTTGCTGAGTTCCCATATGCAAGCTTCTTACATAAG GTCGAAACTGGGACTGATTCAGCACCATTTTTGTCACTGCTCACCCCTCTGAATCTTGCTTCAAGTAATTCATATTGGAAGGCTCCTCCGTCTTCAAACTCTGTCGAAGCTGTCATCATTCTCAACAGCCTTTCAGATGTCAACAGTGTGATTCTGCTCGTTAGTCCATGTGGTTACTCTGATGCCGATGCTCCTACC GTCCAAATTTGGGCGAGCAACGACATAAATAGGGAAGCACGGACATTGATGGGAAAGTGGGATGTACAGTCCTTTGTTAGATCTTCCCCTGAGCTTTACGGTCCAGAAAAGCCTGGTAGAGAGGGTAGAGCACCTAGGCATATAAAATTTGCTTTCAAGAAGCCTATTCGTTGCCGGATTATATGGGTAACATTGCGTCTTCCTGGGGTTGGATCTAGCTCTGTTAGTTTAGACAGAAACATCAATCTCTTGTCTTTGGATGAGAACCCTTTTGCGGCAATCCCTCGGCGTGCCTCTTTCGGAGCAACCATCGAGAGTGAACCTTGTCTTCATGCGAAACGCATCTTGGTCAGCGGAAACACCGTGAGTAACAAAACGGTTGCATCATTACAAAGCGTTGAAAGCATGAGCGTGAGAAACTGGCTGGACAGAGCCCCACGTTTGAATAGATTTCTG ATACCACTAGAGGCTGAGAGACCGATGAACAATGATTTAGTCCTGGAACTTTATCTGCAACCTGGTTCACCTTCAGCTGCTGGATTTCGTTTAGATGCTTTTAACGCCATAAAGCCTCGTGTAACCCACTCGCCTTCTTCAGATGTAGTTGACATTTGGGACCCGATGAGTATCATAATGGAAGATAGACACGTCTCTCCAGCCGTCTTGTACATACAAGTATCTGTTCTTCAG GACCAGTACAAAATGGTGACACTCGCGGAATACAGATTGCCTGAGGCGAGAGTTGGAACACAGATGTATTTTGACTTCCCTAAGCAAGTTCAAGCACGCAGAGTATCGTTTAAGCTGCTTGGAGATGTTGCAGCTTTCGTAGATGATCCAGCGGAGAGTGATGATTTGAGTGGTAAGGCTTCTCCTTTTGCTGCAGGACTGTCTTTAGCAAACAGGATCAAGTTATATTACTATGCTGATCCTTATGAAGTAGGCAAATGGGCTAGCCTTTCTTCTGTCTGA